GCCGCTCATTTCGTCGCCGCACGATCTCAAAACTCTCTCGGATACCCAGCTGACCAAACTCTCAGCCGAAATCCGTGAGGCACTCTGCCAGATCGTCGAAACGAAGCCTGCCCACTTCGCCAGCAATCTCGGCGTCGTCGAACTGTGTCTTGCGCTGCATCTGGTCTTCGACTTCTCGAAAGATCGCCTGATCTGGGACACGGGGCATCAGATCTATCCGCACAAAATGATCACCGGGCGCTTCCCGCAGGTCCGCACGATTCGGGATCGCGGCGGCCTCATGGGTTTCCCCAATCCCAATGAAAGCCCGTACGACCTGTTTATGACCGGCCACGCCGGCTCTTCGGTTTCGACCGTTCTCGGAATGCAGACCGCCGACGACATGCTGTTCAACGATGGCCGCCGATCGGTCGCCGTTATCGGAGATGGCGCGCTTCCGTCTGGCGTCGTCTTTGAAGCCTTCAATAATGCCGCCGGTCTGAATAAAGATATCCTCGTCATCCTCAACGACAATCAGATGGGGATCTGCCCGCGTGTCGGAGGACTGGCTGAGTATCTCGATAAGGCTCGCGTCGCGCCGTTCTATAACGGTTTGAAGCGGGACATCGCCTGGGCACTCAACAAGTTCCCCATGGTCGGCGATCCGACTCTGAAGGGGCTGTCGAACGTCAAAGAAGCTCTCAAGACGCTGCTGCATGGCGGCATGCTCTTCGAACAACTCGGCTTCCGCTACATCGGCCCGGTCGATGGCCACGATCTGAAGTCGTTGCGTAAGCATCTCGAAATGGTGAAGGATGTGAAGGGGCCGACCCTGCTGCACGTCTTCACCGAAAAAGGGAAGGGCTTCCTGCCCGCCTGTGAAGATCCGGTTCGCTTCCATTCGCCGTCCCCATTCGATCGCACCGAAGATGGCTTCGTCGTGCCGCGAGCCAAGGGGAAGTCGGTCAGTTATACCGAGGTCGCCAGCGAGTCGATCTACAACATCATGCGGAACGATCACCGGGCCTGTGTGCTGACCGCCGCCATGTGTGCCGGGAACAATCTCGAGAAGGTTCGCGACGAAATCCCCGATCGCTTCTTCGACACCGGCATTTGTGAAGCACACGCAGTCGCCTTCGCGGCCGGGATGGCCAAGTCGGGGATGAAACCGATCGTCGATATTTACAGCACGTTCCTGCAGAGAAGCTTCGACCACATCTTCCAGGAAGTTGCCCTGCAGAATCTGCCGGTCGTCTTTGCGATGGATCGAGCCGGGCTGTGCGGGCCGGATGGTCCGACGCATCACGGAGTCTTCGACAATACCTACATGCGGACGTTCCCGAACATCACCCTGATGGCACCCGGCGACTCTCGCGACCTCGAAGCGATGCTGCCGTTCGCCGTGCAGCACGACGGCCCCATTTCAGTTCGCTATCCCAAAGCCAGTGCCGAGAACGTGCAGCGGGACGATGGCTTCAAACCGATTCAGCTCGGCAAGAGCGAAGTCCTGAGCTGGGGTTCGGATGCCATGATTATCTCCTTCGGGGCATTGCTGTCCGAGTGCACGAAAGCGGCCGAGAAGCTGGAGAAGGATGGCTTCGACGTGGGCGTCATCAACGCCCGCTTCCTCCGCCCGCTCGATACCGATGTCATTCTGGAAGCGATCGAGAAATGCGATGTTGTTCTCACCGTCGAAGAGAACACGCTTTGTGGAGGCTTCGGCTCCGCTGTTCTTGAAGCTGCCAACGATGCCGGTCTGTCGACGCGAAACATCAAACGGGTCGGCATTCCCGATCGATTCATCGAGCATGGCGATCGGGATGAACTGCTCGCCGAACTCGGTCTGAATGCCGTCGGTTTCATCCGTACGATTCGCGAGTTGCTCTCTGAACGAGCCGTGAACGAGCCGATCGGCTAGACCCCGTTTCTCTCTCTCGCAGGAAGATCAGACGCGATGAAACTGATCGGCGTGCAATGCGATGTCACGCTGGGCCAGCCGGCTCAGAATCTGGCGCGACTTCTGGACTGGCTGGATCAGGCGGCTGAAAAGCGAGCCGATCTCGTCATCTTCCCGGAATGCGCCATCACCGGATACGGGTACGATTCCCGCGACCAGGCTCTGGAATTCACTCAGAAGCTCGACGGAGAAGCCAGCCGCGAGATTATTGCGGCCTGTCAGCGACACAGCCTTCGCTGCCTGTACGGGTTTCTTGAGGATCTCGACGGCAAGGTATTCAACTCCATCGCCCTTGTCGGACCTGAGGGGCTGATTGCGGTCTACCGTAAGATTCACCTCCCGTTTATTGGCGTCGATCGCTACACCGACTACGGCTGCGAGCCGCTCTGCGTGCATGAAGTTGACGGCGTGAAGATCGGCCTGAATATCTGCTACGATGCCGCCTTTCCGGAAGTTTCGCGGATTCTCGCTCTCGAAGGAGCGGATCTCATTGCGCTGCCGACGAACTGGCCGCCGGGGGCCGAGATTATGTCGCCGACGGTCATCCAGACGCGGGCTCTTGAGAACGGCGTCTATTATGCGGCGGTGAATCGGGTGGGGCTCGAAGCCGGCTGTCAGTTCATCGGTCGCAGCTGCATTGCCGGTCCGGGAGGGAAGGTACTGGCGATGGGCTCGAACGACGGTGAAGAGATGCTCGAAGCCGAAATCGATATCGAGCTTGCTCGCAATAAACACACGATTCGCATTCCGGGAATCAGTGAGATCGACCGGCTCGCGGATCGTCGTCCCGAGTTCTATAAGCCGCTGGTTGAAGCTCATTCGCGGACCACGCCGCGTGTTCTGCATCACGGGCCCAACCCGGAGTAATTCGGCTCGCTGACGTGCCGAGGTCAGGTTCGCCGCCATGCCCAAGCAGTATCTCCTGATCGATGGCTACAACCTCCTGCACGCTTCCGGAATGCTGTCTCGCACGATCGACGGAGTCGTGCTGGAGCGGGCTCGCTTCCGGATGCTGCGTTTTCTCGAAGCCCGTTTGAATCCTGGGGAACGGAACCGCACGTCGGTCATCTTTGATGTCGGTACCGGTCCGACCGCTCTGCCGGATCACGGCCAGTTCGCCGGCATGACGGTCCGATTCGCAGTGGGATATCCCGATGCCGACACACTGATTGAAGAGCTGATTCGTGAGCATTCCGCTCCACGACAGTTGACCATCGTCTCCAGTGATCATCGTCTGCATAAAGCCGCCCGGACCCGACGGGCAAAGCCGATCGACAGCGATATTTTCTTCGATCGCCTCTCGCGCAGATCTGTCCGTTCAAAGCCTCGCCCTCAGACCGAGCCTGATACGAAAGCAATTGAACAGGAGATCTCAGAATGGTATGCCGCTCAGTTGCCCGACGAGATCGAGACGCCCGAAGTCAAAGAAGCCCCGGACGAAGTCGAGTTCTGGAAGAAACGGATTCAGGAACTGGGAGACGAGTCGTAAGGAACTTGAAGGCTTCAGCAGCAAAGCTTATCGGCGGTCGTCGACCGATGACGTGCTTCGCAGCCGGAGTCCGCTACCGCGGTATTCCGGTGAACAGCAGGTCGATGGCCCGCGACCACTCGAGGATTGCCTGACGATACTTGCGTTCGTGCGTGGCGTTGATGGCCTGTTCCTGTTTGGCATGAAATGCGTTCCAGTCGCATTTCCAGTTCGCTGCTTCGGCTGTGTTGGACAATCGGGCAGCAGCTTCGCCGAGCTTTTCAGCAGATGCGGCGTTGAGTCGGATGGCAGCCGTGCGATACGGACGGAAGAAAATCGTTGAAGAACCGTCTTCGGCCATTTCGAACTCGCCGGATGCAAATCGCTGTCGCTGGCGGCTCGTCAAATAGGAGCTGATCAGAAAGAACACCGCGAGAACTCCCAGCAGTGCCGCCGGGACGGCCCACTGATAGTACGAAAGCACGCCCGCTCCGATTCCCGCGGCCAGTGTGCCCAGGAAGAGTGCGAGCTGAATGCGTCGTGTGTTCATCGGCGGGACCACGTATTCGACCGTAGCCGGCAACGTCGTTGAACCGTCCTGCTTGCTGACGCGGACGACAATGACCGTGCAGTTGTCAGCGCCTCCCCGGAGGTTGGCGAGATTCACCAGCAGCCGAGCCGCGTCGCTCGGGGGCAGATACTTTCCGTAGGTTCCGATCTCGACATCGCTGACGTATTTAGTCAGCCCGTCTGAGCAAACGATGAAGACATCGCCTGGCTGGTATTCGAACGGACCTTCGACATCGATCTTCACATGGGCTTCCGGGCCGAGGCAGCGGGTCAACACATGCCCGTATTTCTCAGGATCGACATCGACCAGGGACTGGTCGTGATGTTTGCGAAGCTTTTGTTCCCAGGCGACGGTGTGGTCGAAGGTCAACTGATCGACACGTTCTTCGCGAACGCGATAGATGCGGCTGTCTCCCGCATGGCCGACAATAAAACCATCTGCGTACATCACCAGCGATGAGCAGGTCGTTCCCATCCGCTTGAAGTCGCGGTTCTTCGTGCCGATGTCGTAGATGGCCCGATTCGCTTCGGTCATCGCTTCCAGCAACGCCTCGCTGGGATGCTCACGGCCTGATTTGTAGAAGACGTGAGGCAGGGTGTCGATGGCGGTTTTGCTGGCCAGTTCACCCACCTCATGGCCGCCCATGCCATCAGCGATGGCGAACAGATGCCCGCGATTAAACCACTGCGTGTCTTCGGGGCAAAGAGTAATGCAATAACTGTCCTCGTTGTTCTGCCGCTTCATCCCCGTATCGGTTCGGGTCGCGTACTGAAACTTCGGAGTCCATTGCATAGAAGTCGAATCAACTGGATCGAAAGGACGGGGAGGGGGCCCGGAGACATCTGGGGCGTTCGAGCAATCGACGGCCACAACTTGCTTCTGTCAGCCATGTCTGGTAGCTACGATACTACAATTCGATATGCAATTCCATGTGGCCAGTGGCTGCGGCGGAATTTGCAGGGCCAACGACGGGAGAGAAGACGCTCCCCGGATCGAGACGTCATCCGACGACTGTCATCCTAACCGAATCGAGTGAGTGAGATCTGAACGCATGAGTTATCGATTAAGTCTGACGATGATCCTGTTGGCCGCAGTGATGTCAGTAGGGGCGAGACCAGTCGTCGCCGATGAAGGAATTCTGGATCAGTTTCTTAATGAGGTCCAGGTGGGCGATGTTGAAGGACTCCTTGGACTGATGCACCCCAAACTGGCCGATCGCATCGACAAGCCGATTCTGGAGTGCTGGATGCAGGCGGTTTCGTATCGCCTCGGGCAGGTTGAAGCTGTCTTTCCGGTCACCGACATCACGACCGATGACCGACAGGAAATGCAGTCGACGGTGAGTTTCACCAAAGGGACCGCTCGCGTTTCACTCACTGTCCTCAACGATTACATCGTTTCTTTCGAAGTGCAGTCGGACCAGATGACCAACTGGTTTCAGCGTCCGGTCAGCTTGAAGATCTACCGCGATCGCGCAGAAGAGTTTCTGTCCGCCATGAAGGCCGGCGACTACGAGACGTGCCTGAGTCTTCTTCACGTTCAGGTGGCCGGCCAGCTCGAAGAAGAAACGCTTGAGGGCTATCACCAGAAGGTCCAGCAGACAATTGGCCAGCAGACCGAAGTTACGTTCAAGCAGGCCAAGCTGACGATCCTGGAAGACGAGCGACTGGAGCAAATCGATCTGTTCTACGAACTCAAGGGCGAGACCGGCACAATAGCCGCCGAGTTCGCCATCCGCTTTCAGGGCATGCAGGGGCAGATCGTCGGCTTCCGCTTCCGCTGAGAACCCGGGACGGCGTTAGCAAGGCCTGCTTCAGCCGGCCTGATCAGGTCGCAGCTTCGTGCGTAAGGGGTATGCCTCCTGACGACCCCCAGCCTGCAAACGATCGAAAGTTTGCAACGGGCGCGCACAAACAGGGCACCTGAAAAGGTGCCCTTCTGTATTTCGACGGGGCGAACGGCTGGCGCTCTTGAGCCCGCTTAGAATTCGATGAACGGGCTCAAACGGCGAGCCTTTTCAACGATTTCCTGCTTTTCCGTATCATTCTTCGCGGCATTGTAGCGGGCGCGGAGCTTGGTGATCTTGGCTTTACGGCTGCGGCGACGGGACAATTCCCGATCTCGTTCGGTACGAGGCATGGTTGATAGTTGACCTTCAAAAGTACTGTTTCACGAGGTGTCT
The genomic region above belongs to Rubinisphaera margarita and contains:
- the dxs gene encoding 1-deoxy-D-xylulose-5-phosphate synthase, translating into MDYELLPLISSPHDLKTLSDTQLTKLSAEIREALCQIVETKPAHFASNLGVVELCLALHLVFDFSKDRLIWDTGHQIYPHKMITGRFPQVRTIRDRGGLMGFPNPNESPYDLFMTGHAGSSVSTVLGMQTADDMLFNDGRRSVAVIGDGALPSGVVFEAFNNAAGLNKDILVILNDNQMGICPRVGGLAEYLDKARVAPFYNGLKRDIAWALNKFPMVGDPTLKGLSNVKEALKTLLHGGMLFEQLGFRYIGPVDGHDLKSLRKHLEMVKDVKGPTLLHVFTEKGKGFLPACEDPVRFHSPSPFDRTEDGFVVPRAKGKSVSYTEVASESIYNIMRNDHRACVLTAAMCAGNNLEKVRDEIPDRFFDTGICEAHAVAFAAGMAKSGMKPIVDIYSTFLQRSFDHIFQEVALQNLPVVFAMDRAGLCGPDGPTHHGVFDNTYMRTFPNITLMAPGDSRDLEAMLPFAVQHDGPISVRYPKASAENVQRDDGFKPIQLGKSEVLSWGSDAMIISFGALLSECTKAAEKLEKDGFDVGVINARFLRPLDTDVILEAIEKCDVVLTVEENTLCGGFGSAVLEAANDAGLSTRNIKRVGIPDRFIEHGDRDELLAELGLNAVGFIRTIRELLSERAVNEPIG
- a CDS encoding carbon-nitrogen hydrolase family protein, which gives rise to MKLIGVQCDVTLGQPAQNLARLLDWLDQAAEKRADLVIFPECAITGYGYDSRDQALEFTQKLDGEASREIIAACQRHSLRCLYGFLEDLDGKVFNSIALVGPEGLIAVYRKIHLPFIGVDRYTDYGCEPLCVHEVDGVKIGLNICYDAAFPEVSRILALEGADLIALPTNWPPGAEIMSPTVIQTRALENGVYYAAVNRVGLEAGCQFIGRSCIAGPGGKVLAMGSNDGEEMLEAEIDIELARNKHTIRIPGISEIDRLADRRPEFYKPLVEAHSRTTPRVLHHGPNPE
- a CDS encoding NYN domain-containing protein, coding for MPKQYLLIDGYNLLHASGMLSRTIDGVVLERARFRMLRFLEARLNPGERNRTSVIFDVGTGPTALPDHGQFAGMTVRFAVGYPDADTLIEELIREHSAPRQLTIVSSDHRLHKAARTRRAKPIDSDIFFDRLSRRSVRSKPRPQTEPDTKAIEQEISEWYAAQLPDEIETPEVKEAPDEVEFWKKRIQELGDES
- a CDS encoding PP2C family protein-serine/threonine phosphatase — protein: MQWTPKFQYATRTDTGMKRQNNEDSYCITLCPEDTQWFNRGHLFAIADGMGGHEVGELASKTAIDTLPHVFYKSGREHPSEALLEAMTEANRAIYDIGTKNRDFKRMGTTCSSLVMYADGFIVGHAGDSRIYRVREERVDQLTFDHTVAWEQKLRKHHDQSLVDVDPEKYGHVLTRCLGPEAHVKIDVEGPFEYQPGDVFIVCSDGLTKYVSDVEIGTYGKYLPPSDAARLLVNLANLRGGADNCTVIVVRVSKQDGSTTLPATVEYVVPPMNTRRIQLALFLGTLAAGIGAGVLSYYQWAVPAALLGVLAVFFLISSYLTSRQRQRFASGEFEMAEDGSSTIFFRPYRTAAIRLNAASAEKLGEAAARLSNTAEAANWKCDWNAFHAKQEQAINATHERKYRQAILEWSRAIDLLFTGIPR
- a CDS encoding DUF6800 family protein: MPRTERDRELSRRRSRKAKITKLRARYNAAKNDTEKQEIVEKARRLSPFIEF